In the genome of Colletotrichum lupini chromosome 8, complete sequence, one region contains:
- a CDS encoding cytochrome P450, with protein sequence MLILSDFREAQDVLLRRGKEFDRASIVGDMISGAVPNHHIIMKTNSEWKHHRRLLQDLMSPQFLKENAAPILYSGILQLIQLWNDKARIAEGRPFQADSDIYYSILDATTAFSFGAGAKSAIRPTVDLVKGLSADDIRQLRGSTPAGGEQPLHFPTAKIDESLRASLDVADAIEQLQGSPVPRLKWKLSVERQPAVRQAIQIKNAFLREEISKALDRTQNSKESKEHSSAVELMVSREKKLADNDGRKPDFFSSMMMDEIYGLMIAGHDTTSTTLGWGVKLLGDNTDSQSKLREVLESAFPDAAAENRNPTIKEITGTKVPYLDAVVEEIIRHGSAAVLLDREAVCDTELFGHRIPKGTIILSPARGQSILKPSIPVDESMRSKSSQNAKARAWDDADITHFKPERWLADANDSPPEFDQQAGPQLAFGFGTRGCYGRRLAYLEMRIIVTMIVWNFQLLPCPKELSGYAPKEGFTYKPKDCYVRLQALR encoded by the exons ATGCTCATTCTCTCTGATTTCAGAGAGGCTCAAGATGTGCTTTTGCGGCGGGGCAAGGAATTCGACAGAGCGAGCATCGTGGGTGACATGATCTCAGGGGCTGTGCCCAATCACCACATCATCATGAAGACGAACAGCGAGTGGAAGCACCACCGAAGACTCCTTCAGGACCTCATGTCTCCCCAGTTCCTGAAAGAGAACGCCGCGCCCATCCTCTACTCTGGCATCCTGCAGCTCATTCAGCTCTGGAACGACAAGGCCCGCATTGCAGAAGGCCGCCCCTTCCAGGCCGACTCCGACATCTACTACTCCATTCTTGATGCGACGACAGCCTTCTCCTTTGGAGCCGGTGCCAAAAGTGCCATCCGTCCTACCGTGGACCTTGTGAAAGGCTTGAGTGCTGATGACATTCGCCAGCTCCGAGGATCAACGCCTGCTGGCGGCGAGCAGCCTCTGCACTTTCCCACTGCCAAGATCGACGAGAGCCTCAGGGCATCGCTTGATGTAGCGGATGCAATTGAGCAGCTTCAAGGGTCGCCCGTCCCTAGACTCAAGTGGAAACTCAGCGTAGAGAGGCAGCCCGCTGTACGCCAAGCGATCCAGATCAAAAACGCTTTCCTCCGCGAGGAGATCAGCAAGGCCCTGGACAGAACGCAGAACTCCAAGGAGTCCAAGGAGCATTCTTCTGCCGTTGAACTCATGGTTTCAAGGGAAAAGAAGCTCGCCGATAATGATGGCAGGAAACCAGACTTCTTCTCTTCTATGATGATGGACGAG ATCTACGGACTCATGATAGCAGGGCACGACACTACCAGCACCACCTTAGGTTGGGGTGTCAAGCTTCTAGGAGACAACACAGACTCCCAGTCTAAGCTCCGCGAAGTCCTCGAGTCCGCCTTTCCCGACGCTGCTGCCGAAAACCGAAACCCGACAATCAAGGAGATCACTGGAACCAAGGTCCCATACCTGGATGCCGTAGTAGAGGAGATTATTCGACACGGCAGTGCCGCTGTTCTCCTGGATCGTGAGGCTGTTTGCGACACGGAACTCTTCGGTCATCGCATTCCTAAGGGCACCATCATCCTCTCGCCCGCCCGCGGACAGAGCATCCTGAAGCCCTCCATCCCAGTCGACGAGTCGATGCGCAGCAAGAGCAGCCAGAACGCAAAGGCCAGAGCCTGGGACGACGCAGACATCACTCACTTCAAGCCGGAGCGCTGGCTGGCCGATGCCAACGATTCCCCGCCCGAATTTGACCAGCAGGCCGGGCCCCAGCTTGCGTTTGGCTTTGGTACCAGAGGCTGCTATGGACGACGTCTGGCGTACCTCGAGATGCGCATTATCGTCACGATGATTGTGTGGAACTTCCAACTGCTTCCTTGCCCGAAGGAGCTGTCTGGCTACGCGCCCAAGGAAGGCTTCACGTATAAGCCCAAGGACTGTTATGTGCGCTTGCAGGCGCTTCGTTGA
- a CDS encoding PDZ domain-containing protein, producing the protein MAKTLGTRKEAVTLPPLRPPKPTLKSSFRKGPQHFANNMCWHQYGHNMGILLKHLTCNMFTLIACFWFVEGGKVCLPPENQIELFEEGDALNLSPSFLPDLHCQRPASFPSTSHIKPGSSTLSLYPSHFLTLTLLFTLTLVIIEPQLHSEAAKTSSSITVFTTSEQYTFTTQIFYLSHSISFRYHHHPLAPSSTSHHHFHFRRYLRIFHLFREEYHRSNMADTKSINGSEAAPAAGRVGAWTDAERFQLVLRVLATVLPDGKGVDWKNVNMEGRTLKALQGQWTAIIAQMREINTGENGEAAAPKQKTPRKTAVKKKAVAASEDSEEANGDQERSEETKPVTPKKRAAATNADGTPKKRRTPGKKAAQVKAEAEEAQENEDEAKVEGSETQVETKDEKDGEHRLTLHGCGGQNVRLIALAFTYVPGVAQVIRNQKGYSSLSYLDSLAVPISGNQERKDSLESDVAGSRWRQMIVRIGRQYQATWWAVMKPRNRARQSINRLSNESGRRTWTPIQAWSSVVGGVLRESMIHSVPSRPAGQAPHSLTSAVKSVKVNFARPGDLTWVTPISDRSCLFAIVPHLKFSTTNDVGKSRDSQLPAVHLTKALFIFVSTAEGCHPFLPPSLDSRWMRSVFTGGRGTCLSLASTPAVLARRPWTASTTTVTTTATTTFTLTSPQLFRRQLELLPFAQRGYSRIARASSSRDTGYKTTRRTIGAQTRRPFSAAVEPDPLSAQQQSELPSTQTTTIETANMNGNSASPRSKRKAPTSPEGLRPHKQHRALNGKLSAGDNTPEVERVEELEEESEFEDAARLNGMFPMTQEPEAWQKTIENVVSNVVSIRFCQTCSFDTDAALTSEATGFVVDAQKGYILTNRHVVGSGPFWGYVVFDNHEEVDAYPVYRDPVHDFGILRFDPKAVKYMKLNALVLRPDLAKVGVEIRVVGNDAGEKLSILSGFISRLDRNAPEYGEGYSDFNTCYYQANAAASGGSSGSPVVNVDGFAVALQAGGRSDGASTDYFLPLDRPLRALECIRQGKPVTRGDIQCQFLLKPFDECRRLGLTPETEAATRQHFPKDNNMLVAEIVLPKGQSDQKIEEGDILVKVNGERVGQFIRLDDLLDSNVGQTIHLQIQRGGEDIEVDVEVGDLHKITPDRFVSVAGASFHSLSYQQARLYGVACQGVFVCEATGSFRFDNADNGWLIQTVDHKKTPDLETFIEVMKTIPDKSRVVVTYKHLRDLHTLNTTIIYVDRHWSAKMKMAVRNDETGLWDFTDLADPLPPKAPVARSASFIQLENVKHTAIADLVRSFVHVNCTMPVKLDGFPKNRKWGMGLVIDADKGLVVISRAIVPYDLCDVTITIADSIIVEGKVVFLHPLQNYAIVQYDPALVNAPVQSARLSTDNITQGASTNFMGYNRIGKIVHASTTVTEVTAVAIPANSGAPRYRAINVDAITVDTSLSNQCGSGVLVADDGTVQALWLTYLGERSPCSNRDEEYHLGLATPTLLPVVSQIQQGIVPKLRMLSVEFRAIAMAQARVMGVSDEWISKVTEANKTHHQLFMVSKRTFERSEQSSALLEGDILLTLNGKVITKVSELDIMYSHEVLDAVIVRNCEEIHIKAHTVAADDVETDHAISFCGAILHRPHHAVRQQISKLHSEVYVSARTRGSPSYQYGLAPTNFITHVNGKATPDLETFLASVQKIPDNTYFRLKAVTFDSVPWVITMKKNEHYFPTTEWTKDPSESCGWRRKTYEGGKTYDGEGPDGVLDSVLAVTEDAEMVDEPPAPLTIVVIDDDGIVSHSDSTHEIRDRTRAKGLRDSRAWARAKRERARPLFIVIVCLVFWETSGCFHNLVALSNSSRSSRQTVFWLSLVFVVTAICSSRTQKDV; encoded by the exons ATGGCGAAGACCCTCGGCACGCGGAAGGAGGCTGTTACGCTTCCTCCGCTGAGACCTCCCAAGCCGACCCTCAAGTCGAGCTTCAGAAAGGGCCCTCAGCATTTCGCCAACAATATGTGCTGGCATCAATACGGACACAACATGGGAATTCTGCTCAAGCATCTTACTTGCAACAT GTTTACACTTATTGCATGTTTTTGGTTCGTCGAGGGGGGTAAGGTTTGCCTTCCTCCCGAGAATCAG ATAGAACTCTTCGAGGAAGGAGACGCCTTGAACCTTTCCCCGTCCTTCCTTCCTGATTTACACTGTCAGAGGCCTGCCTCATTCCCATCCACCTCTCACATAAAACCCGGCTCTTCCACCCTCTCACTCTACCCTTCTCACTTCCTCACCCTCACACTTCTTTTCACACTCACACTTGTTATCATCGAACCTCAGCTACACAGCGAAGCTGCAAAGACTTCATCGTCTATCACCGTTTTCACTACAAGTGAGCAATACACCTTCACAACCCAAATCTTTTACCTGTCTCACTCGATCTCCTTCCGTTATCATCACCACCCTCTCGCACCTTCTTCCACCTCTCACCACCATTTTCACTTCCGTCGTTACCTTCGCATCTTTCATCTCTT CAGAGAAGAATACCATCGTTCCAACATGGCTGACACCAAGTCCAtcaacggtagcgaggcggCTCCTGCCGCTGGTCGCGTCGGTGCTTGGACCGATGCTGAGCGC TTCCAGCTTGTCCTCCGCGTGCTCGCGACCGTGCTTCCTGACGGCAAAGGAGTTGACTGGAAGAATGTCAACATGGAGGGCCGCACTCTGAAGGCCTTGCAGGGCCAGTGGACTGCTATCATTGCTCAGATGCGTGAGATCAACACCGGCGAGAACGGAGAGGCCGCTGCCCCGAAGCAGAAGACCC CCCGCAAGACTGCCGTCAAGAAGAAGGCTGTCGCTGCTTCCGAGGATAGCGAGGAGGCCAACGGCGACCAGGAGCGCAGCGAGGAGACCAAGCCGGTTACTCCGAAGAAGCGCGCTGCGGCGACTAACGCTG ATGGCACTCCCAAGAAGAGACGCACCCCGGGCAAGAAGGCGGCCCAGGTCAAGGCCGAGGCTGAAGAGGCTCAGGAGAATGAGGATGAGGCCAAGGTCGAAGGATCTGAGACTCAGGTCGAGACCAAGGATGAGAAGGATGGCGAGCA CCGTCTCACTCTACATGGCTGCG GGGGACAGAACGTGCGACTCATTGCTCTTGCGTTCACATACGTCCCTGGGGTAGCTCAGGTCATCAGAAATCAAAAGGGATACTCTTCACTCTCATATCTTGATTCTCTTGCTGTGCCCATC TCCGGAAACCAAGAGAGAAAGGACAGCTTGGAGTCAGATGTGGCTGGAAGCCGGTGGCGACAAATGATTGTCCGCATTGGAAGACAATATCAAGCGACTTGGTGGGCGGTGATGAAGCCCCGAAACCGCGCCCGACAATCGATAAACCGGCTCTCCAACGAATCAGGTCGCCGAACATGGACTCCCATTCAAG CCTGGAGTTCGGTCGTTGGTGGTGTGCTGCGTGAGAGCATGATCCATTCCGTCCCATCTCGGCCTGCGGGCCAGGCACCACACTCATTGACGTCTGCCGTCAAGAGTGTTAAAGTGAACTTTGCCAGA CCTGGTGATCTCACCTGGGTGACCCCCATATCGGACAGATCCTGTTTGTTTGCCATCGTCCCGCACCTGAAATTTTCGACGACAAACGACGTTGGCAAGAG CCGGGACAGCCAATTGCCCGCCGTTCATTTGACAAAGGCATTGTTCATTTTCGTATCCACAGCTGAAGGTTGCCATCCTTTTCTTCCACCTTCTCTAGACTCTCGCTGGATGCGCTCCGTCTTTACTGGAGGCAGAGGGACTTGCTTGAGCCTTGCATCCACCCCGGCAGTACTAGCACGACGACCTTGGACAGcatccaccaccaccgtcaccaccaccgccaccacAACCTTCACCCTTACCTCCCCCCAGCTTTTTCGACGCCAACTCGAGCTCCTCCCGTTCGCACAACGCGGCTACTCCCGTATAGCTCGAGCCAGTTCATCTAGAGACACCGGCTATAAGACAACGCGACGAACCATCGGCGCTCAGACTCGTCGCCCCTTCTCAGCCGCAGTCGAACCTGATCCCTTGTCGGCGCAGCAGCAAAGCGAACTACCCTCTACCCAGACCACCACGATCGAGACCGCAAACATGAACGGCAACAGCGCATCGCCGCGCTCCAAGCGCAAGGCCCCTACGAGCCCCGAGGGCTTGCGACCCCATAAGCAGCATCGCGCCCTGAACGGCAAGCTGTCTGCCGGCGACAACACACCCGAGGTTGAGCGCGTTGAGGAGCTTGAGGAGGAGAGCGAGTTCGAGGATGCCGCGCGGCTGAATGGCATGTTTCCCATGACGCAGGAGCCGGAGGCGTGGCAAAAGACCATTGAGAACGTTGTCAGCAACGTTGTCTCTATTCGCTTCTGCCAGACATGCTCCTTTGACACGGATGCGGCGTTAACGAGTGAGGCCACTGGCTTCGTGGTGGACGCTCAGAAGGG ATACATCTTGACGAACCGACACGTCGTTGGATCCGGACCGTTCTGGGGTTACGTCGTCTTCGACAACCACGAAGAGGTTGATGCGTACCCCGTCTACCGCGACCCCGTTCACGATTTCGGTATTCTTCGATTCGATCCCAAGGCTGTCAAGTACATGAAGCTGAACGCGCTGGTGCTGCGTCCGGACCTTGCGAAGG TTGGTGTTGAGATCAGAGTGGTGGGTAACGATGCCGGAGAGAAGCTCAGTATCTTGTCTGGCTTCATCAGTCGTCTGGATCGAAATGCGCCGGAATACGGAGAGGGATACAGTGACTTCAACACCTGCTACTACCAAGCCAATGCTGCCGCCAGTGGTGGTAGTTCTGGCAGTCCGGTTGTGAACGTGGATGGCTTTGCCGTGGCTCTGCAAGCTGGTGGACGATCCGATGGTGCTTCGACAGACTACTTCCTGCCACTGGACCGACCGTTACGAGCTTTGGAATGCATCCGCCAGGGCAAGCCCGTCACAAGAGGTGACATTCAATGTCAATTCCTCCTGAAGCCTTTCGACGAATGTAGACGCCTCGGCCTTACCCCGGAAACGGAGGCTGCGACTCGCCAGCACTTCCCCAAGGACAACAACATGCTTGTTGCCGAAATCGTCCTTCCCAAGGGACAGTCTGACCAGAAGATTGAGGAAGGCGACATCCTGGTGAAGGTGAATGGCGAGCGTGTCGGTCAGTTCATCCGTCTGGATGATTTGCTGGACTCGAACGTTGGCCAGACCATCCATCTTCAAATCCAAAGAGGTGGCGAGGACATTGAGGTCGATGTCGAGGTCGGTGACCTACATAAGATCACCCCTGACCGCTTCGTGTCCGTCGCAGGCGCTAGCTTCCACAGCCTGTCATACCAGCAGGCCCGTCTGTACGGCGTAGCGTGTCAAGGTGTCTTCGTTTGCGAGGCGACTGGCTCTTTCAGATTCGACAACGCAGACAATGGCTGGCTGATTCAGACCGTGGACCACAAGAAGACCCCTGATCTGGAAACCTTCATCGAGGTGATGAAGACAATCCCAGACAAGTCCCGCGTGGTCGTAACTTACAAGCACCTGCGTGACCTGCACACTCTGAACACCACAATCATCTACGTCGATCGTCACTGGTCAGCAAAGATGAAGATGGCTGTCCGGAACGACGAGACTGGCCTCTGGGACTTCACTGACCTGGCTGATCCCCTTCCTCCCAAGGCGCCTGTTGCTCGCTCCGCCTCTTTCATTCAACTCGAGAATGTGAAGCACACGGCCATTGCCGATCTAGTGCGTAGCTTCGTCCACGTCAACTGCACCATGCCTGTTAAGCTGGACGGCTTCCCTAAGAACAGGAAGTGGGGCATGGGCCTGGTGATTGACGCCGACAAGGGTCTTGTTGTCATCTCAAGAGCAATTGTGCCTTACGATCTGTGCGATGTGACGATCACCATTGCGGACTCGATCATTGTCGAGGGCAAGGTCGTTTTCCTCCATCCCCTTCAGAACTATGCCATTGTGCAGTATGACCCGGCGCTGGTCAATGCTCCCGTTCAAAGTGCGAGGTTGAGCACGGACAACATCACTCAAGGAGCTTCCACCAACTTCATGGGATACAACAGGATTGGAAAGATTGTCCACGCCTCCACTACAGTTACCGAGGTCACCGCTGTGGCGATCCCGGCCAACTCTGGTGCACCCAGATACCGTGCCATCAACGTCGATGCCATCACTGTTGATACGAGTCTCAGCAACCAGTGCGGAAGCGGTGTTCTCGTCGCCGACGATGGTACGGTCCAGGCCTTGTGGCTCACTTACTTGGGCGAGCGTTCTCCTTGCAGCAACCGTGATGAGGAGTACCACCTTGGTCTCGCTACGCCTACTCTGCTGCCTGTCGTGTCTCAAATTCAACAAGGCATCGTTCCCAAGCTGCGCATGCTATCCGTCGAGTTCAGAGCCATCGCCATGGCTCAGGCTAGAGTGATGGGCGTCTCTGACGAGTGGATCAGCAAGGTCACCGAAGCAAACAAGACACACCACCAGCTGTTCATGGTCAGCAAACGGACCTTTGAGCGCAGCGAGCAGTCAAGCGCTCTGCTTGAGGGTGACATCCTGCTCACTCTCAACGGCAAGGTCATTACCAAGGTTTCCGAGCTGGACATCATGTACTCTCACGAGGTCCTCGACGCCGTCATCGTCCGCAACTGCGAGGAGATCCACATCAAGGCCCACACCGTCGCCGCCGACGATGTCGAGACCGACCATGCCATCTCCTTCTGTGGTGCCATCTTGCACCGACCTCATCATGCCGTCAGACAGCAGATTAGCAAGCTGCACAGCGAGGTGTACGTGTCGGCCCGCACTCGCGGTTCGCCTTCTTACCAGTACGGCCTCGCGCCCACCAACTTCATCACCCACGTGAACGGAAAGGCGACACCCGATCTGGAGACCTTCCTCGCTTCCGTCCAGAAGATCCCAGACAACACCT ACTTCCGACTTAAGGCTGTCACCTTTGACAGTGTACCTTGGGTCATCACCATGAAGAAGAACGAGCACTACTTCCCGACAACGGAGTGGACCAAGGACCCGTCGGAGTCCTGCGGCTGGAGACGAAAGACGTACGAGGGCGGCAAAACATACGATGGCGAGGGTCCCGACGGCGTGCTTGACTCTGTGCTCGCCGTCACCGAGGACGCTGAGATGGTCGATGAGCCCCCTGCCCCCTT AACGATCGTCGTAATAGACGACGACGGCATTGTATCCCACTCGGACTCGACACACGAGATCCGG GACAGGACACGGGCAAAGGGGCTGAGGGATTCAAGGGCATGGGCTAGGGCGAAACGCGAACGCGCACGGCC TCTGTTTATTGTCATTGTTTGCCTCGTCTTCTGGGAAACATC AGGGTGTTTTCATAACCTCGTAGCATTATCAAACTCTTCTCGGTCTAGTCGGCAAACTGTCTTCTGGCTATCCCTGGTATTTGTCGTGACCGCCATCTGCTCAAGCCGAACTCAAAAAGATGTTTAG